From Streptomyces sp. NBC_00683, one genomic window encodes:
- a CDS encoding DUF4333 domain-containing protein, whose amino-acid sequence MTDQRSFARTVIALSLAVIACCALTFTIMLLAGSPAVQPQRVLDQDALARAVLNNVNSADFAEPPTIDDVSCPASIPVEAGREFKCKVNGVRDGNSSGLAWVKVKIEDDQGDLSLG is encoded by the coding sequence GTGACTGATCAACGCAGCTTCGCCCGTACCGTCATCGCGCTCTCCCTGGCCGTGATCGCCTGTTGTGCGCTCACTTTCACCATCATGCTGTTGGCCGGGAGTCCCGCCGTGCAGCCGCAGCGCGTTCTGGATCAGGACGCGCTGGCGCGGGCGGTACTCAACAACGTCAACTCCGCCGACTTCGCCGAGCCCCCGACCATCGACGATGTCAGCTGCCCCGCTTCCATCCCCGTCGAGGCCGGCCGGGAGTTTAAGTGCAAGGTCAACGGCGTCCGCGACGGCAACAGCAGCGGCCTTGCCTGGGTCAAGGTGAAGATCGAGGACGATCAGGGCGACCTGTCACTGGGCTGA
- a CDS encoding IS3 family transposase translates to MESEVIAALIATPAVLITATAAWAAGRAQSRGAYHGPVDAVRRTAQREAYADLYRSARHFIEAWEAADVAARHSHGRRDFTTDGPNRLWLTDITEHPTRDGKLYLCAIKDVFSKRIVGYSIDDRMKSQLAVAALNNAVARRDNIAGCIVHSDRGSQFRSRKFVRALACHQLAGSIGRVGAAGDNAAMESFFSLLQKNVLDRRQWATREELRIAIVTWIERTYHRRRRQASLGRLTPVEFEIVMTTPALRAA, encoded by the coding sequence ATGGAGTCTGAAGTCATAGCGGCGCTTATCGCCACACCCGCGGTCCTCATCACTGCCACCGCAGCGTGGGCGGCTGGTCGTGCACAGAGCCGCGGGGCGTACCACGGACCGGTAGACGCCGTTCGACGCACGGCCCAGCGTGAGGCGTACGCCGACCTGTACCGCTCAGCACGCCATTTCATCGAAGCCTGGGAAGCAGCTGACGTGGCGGCACGCCACAGCCACGGTCGCCGCGACTTCACGACGGACGGCCCGAACCGGCTGTGGCTCACCGACATCACCGAACATCCCACCAGGGACGGCAAGTTGTACCTCTGCGCGATCAAGGACGTCTTCAGCAAGAGGATCGTGGGCTACTCCATCGACGACCGGATGAAGTCCCAACTGGCCGTCGCAGCCCTCAACAACGCGGTTGCCCGCCGCGACAACATCGCCGGATGCATTGTCCACAGCGATCGCGGATCGCAGTTCCGGTCAAGGAAGTTCGTCCGGGCCCTCGCCTGCCATCAGCTGGCCGGTTCGATAGGGAGAGTCGGGGCGGCGGGCGACAACGCGGCCATGGAGTCGTTCTTCAGCCTGCTGCAGAAGAACGTCCTCGACCGCCGGCAGTGGGCCACCCGCGAGGAACTGCGGATCGCGATCGTCACCTGGATCGAGAGGACCTACCACCGACGCCGCAGACAAGCCTCACTCGGCCGACTGACCCCCGTCGAGTTCGAGATCGTCATGACCACACCGGCCCTCCGGGCCGCGTGA
- a CDS encoding DUF2750 domain-containing protein, producing MVWLGRDDDGSPTHLSADGTRSFPFWSTSPRAQRAAKIWGRGLRVDSMPLDTWCDLVLPDAARDGLVIGINWSGPRLVGWSFTPREVLNRLAAVSALTA from the coding sequence CTGGTCTGGCTCGGCCGGGATGACGACGGAAGCCCGACTCACCTCTCCGCGGACGGCACGCGAAGTTTTCCCTTCTGGTCGACCTCGCCCCGCGCTCAGAGGGCGGCGAAGATCTGGGGGCGTGGGCTCCGCGTCGATTCCATGCCCTTGGACACCTGGTGCGATCTTGTACTGCCCGATGCCGCCCGGGACGGACTCGTGATCGGCATCAACTGGAGCGGGCCGCGTTTGGTCGGCTGGAGCTTCACCCCCAGGGAAGTCCTTAACCGGCTAGCGGCGGTCAGTGCTCTGACCGCATAG
- a CDS encoding transposase translates to MAARPRSVAGWILRRPETLTDPEQLQLKNISANCPEIAALTRHVRSFATMLSERQGEQLPDWLDAVRQDDPPSLHTLATGLERDRDAVIAGLTLPWNSGIVEGHVNRIKMLKRQMFGRAGFALLRKRVLMS, encoded by the coding sequence GTGGCGGCCCGGCCTCGCTCAGTCGCCGGATGGATCCTCCGCCGCCCCGAGACCCTGACCGACCCGGAGCAACTCCAGCTCAAGAACATCTCAGCCAACTGCCCTGAGATCGCCGCCCTCACCCGCCACGTCCGGTCGTTCGCGACCATGCTGTCCGAGCGCCAGGGCGAACAGCTGCCGGACTGGCTCGACGCCGTCCGACAGGACGACCCCCCCAGCCTCCACACCCTCGCCACAGGACTCGAACGAGACCGGGACGCCGTCATCGCCGGCCTGACCCTGCCCTGGAACTCAGGCATCGTTGAAGGACATGTCAACAGGATCAAAATGCTCAAGCGCCAGATGTTCGGTCGCGCGGGCTTCGCCCTCCTGCGGAAACGGGTTCTCATGTCCTGA
- a CDS encoding MBL fold metallo-hydrolase yields the protein MKATLTHIGTATVLLEIGGLHLLTDPVFDPAPAQYHFGPVTLNSTAGPALTPDELPDIDAVLLSHDEHPDNLDHSGRALLTGHTVLTTTSGAGRLGDGAVGLAPWQSHEITRDGRTLRITATPAQHAGDVIGFIVEQPGESEALYISGDTVHFDELDQIGRRWTIGTAVLHFGAAQVDEIGELPITLDGTQGVELTRSLRAKTVVPVHYASWAHFSRGREDIVTAFEQAHLTDRLHWLTPGAPSHLA from the coding sequence ATGAAAGCCACCCTCACCCACATCGGCACCGCCACCGTCCTGCTAGAAATCGGCGGCCTGCACCTCCTGACCGACCCGGTCTTCGACCCGGCCCCCGCGCAATACCACTTCGGCCCAGTCACCCTGAACAGCACCGCGGGCCCCGCCCTGACCCCCGACGAACTGCCCGACATCGACGCCGTCCTGCTCAGCCACGACGAACACCCCGACAACCTCGACCACAGCGGCCGCGCCCTGCTGACCGGGCACACCGTCCTCACCACCACCAGCGGCGCCGGCCGACTCGGCGACGGAGCCGTCGGCCTCGCCCCCTGGCAGAGCCACGAGATCACCCGCGACGGACGAACCCTGCGCATCACCGCCACCCCCGCCCAGCACGCCGGAGACGTAATCGGCTTCATCGTGGAACAACCCGGCGAGAGCGAGGCGCTCTACATCTCCGGCGACACCGTCCACTTCGACGAACTCGACCAGATCGGCCGACGCTGGACCATCGGCACCGCCGTCCTGCACTTCGGCGCCGCACAGGTCGACGAGATCGGCGAGCTCCCCATCACCCTCGACGGCACCCAAGGCGTCGAACTCACCCGCTCCCTCCGTGCGAAGACCGTCGTTCCCGTCCACTACGCATCCTGGGCACACTTCTCCCGAGGCCGCGAGGACATCGTCACCGCCTTCGAACAGGCCCACCTCACCGACCGCCTGCACTGGCTCACCCCCGGAGCCCCCTCCCACCTGGCCTGA
- a CDS encoding Dps family protein, with product MTIITGPLSEHEQTVTAQALQTSLIDLLELALNAKQAHWVLFGPRFRSLHLHLDELVTLTRDFADRLAERAAAALGSPPDGRPATLAATDALPPLPAGWIKDTDVLDLLTTSMNTLIDRMRRRIETTAATDPVTQDLLIAVTGELEKQHWMLQAEHAH from the coding sequence ATGACGATCATCACCGGCCCCCTCTCCGAACACGAGCAGACGGTCACCGCGCAGGCGCTGCAAACCTCCCTGATCGACCTCCTTGAGCTGGCCCTCAACGCCAAACAAGCGCACTGGGTGCTCTTCGGACCCCGCTTCCGGTCCCTGCACCTTCATCTGGACGAACTGGTCACCCTCACACGCGATTTCGCCGATCGCCTGGCCGAACGGGCCGCCGCCGCCCTCGGAAGCCCGCCCGACGGCCGCCCAGCCACCCTCGCCGCCACCGACGCCCTGCCGCCCCTGCCCGCCGGCTGGATCAAGGACACCGACGTCCTCGACCTGTTGACCACCTCGATGAACACCCTCATCGACCGGATGCGCAGGCGCATCGAGACCACCGCTGCCACGGACCCGGTCACTCAGGACCTCCTCATCGCCGTCACCGGCGAACTGGAGAAACAGCATTGGATGCTCCAGGCCGAGCACGCGCACTGA
- a CDS encoding histidine phosphatase family protein → MAVEIVYETHATTTDNEACIATGWLPGRLSDLGCRQARELGERRPGDGFAAVFVSDLHRAVQTARIAFPDGRPPIRRDIRLRECNYGDLNGHPLSLIAAQRAQHIDEPFPGGQSYRQVATATRAFLHDIATGWDGSRILVIAHSANRWALEHLLAGTPLDELLQAPPAWRPGWSYTLSADWPA, encoded by the coding sequence ATGGCAGTAGAGATCGTCTACGAGACCCACGCCACCACCACCGACAACGAGGCCTGCATCGCCACCGGCTGGCTCCCGGGCCGACTCTCGGACCTGGGCTGCCGCCAGGCCCGGGAACTGGGGGAGCGCCGACCCGGCGACGGCTTCGCAGCAGTGTTCGTCTCCGACCTGCACCGAGCCGTCCAGACAGCCCGGATCGCGTTTCCCGACGGCCGGCCCCCGATTCGCCGGGACATCCGATTGCGTGAATGCAACTACGGCGATCTCAACGGACACCCGCTCTCCCTCATCGCCGCCCAACGAGCCCAGCACATCGACGAACCGTTTCCCGGAGGCCAGAGCTACCGCCAGGTCGCCACGGCCACCCGCGCCTTCCTCCACGACATCGCCACCGGATGGGACGGCAGCAGAATCCTCGTTATCGCCCACTCGGCCAACCGATGGGCACTGGAACATCTGCTCGCCGGAACACCGCTGGACGAACTGCTCCAAGCACCGCCCGCCTGGCGGCCGGGCTGGAGCTACACGCTGTCTGCCGACTGGCCCGCCTGA
- a CDS encoding class I SAM-dependent methyltransferase, giving the protein MSQSPVDPVAHNRLAWDREVEKDNEWSRPVGPEVIAQARAGQWSIVLIGYEPVDPTWFPPEIADCDVLCLASGGGQQGPVLAAAGARVTVFDNSPRQLVQDEMVAVREGLDLRTVLGDARDLSPFPDASFDLVVHPVSNLFIPELAPVWRECHRVLRPGGTLLSGFLNPDVYLFDAESLEARGELMVRHRLPYSDLTHLEPAERQRLWGLDAPVEYSHTLTDQLGGQIAAGFVITGFAEAPHHSEATAGWLSGYFATKAVKLAGAVTDPAPAGPGQQ; this is encoded by the coding sequence ATGAGCCAGAGCCCCGTCGACCCCGTCGCGCACAACCGCCTCGCCTGGGACCGTGAGGTGGAGAAGGACAACGAGTGGTCACGCCCGGTCGGCCCCGAGGTGATCGCGCAGGCGCGGGCCGGCCAGTGGTCCATCGTCCTGATCGGGTACGAGCCGGTCGACCCGACCTGGTTCCCGCCGGAGATCGCCGATTGCGACGTGCTCTGCCTCGCCTCCGGCGGCGGGCAGCAGGGTCCGGTGCTGGCCGCGGCGGGCGCGCGGGTGACCGTCTTCGACAACTCGCCCCGTCAGCTGGTGCAGGACGAGATGGTCGCGGTGCGGGAAGGACTCGACCTACGCACCGTGCTCGGCGACGCGCGCGACCTGAGCCCGTTCCCGGACGCCTCGTTCGACCTTGTCGTCCACCCGGTCTCCAACCTGTTCATCCCGGAGCTGGCGCCGGTCTGGCGCGAGTGCCACCGCGTGCTGCGCCCCGGCGGGACGCTGCTGTCCGGCTTCCTGAACCCGGACGTCTACCTCTTCGACGCCGAGTCCTTGGAGGCGCGCGGCGAGCTGATGGTGCGCCACCGCCTGCCGTATAGCGACCTCACCCACCTGGAGCCCGCCGAGCGGCAAAGGTTGTGGGGCCTCGACGCGCCGGTGGAGTACAGCCACACGCTCACCGATCAGCTGGGCGGGCAGATCGCGGCGGGCTTCGTCATCACCGGCTTCGCCGAGGCACCGCACCACTCGGAGGCCACCGCCGGCTGGCTCTCCGGCTACTTCGCCACGAAAGCGGTCAAGCTTGCTGGTGCCGTCACTGACCCTGCACCGGCCGGGCCAGGTCAGCAGTAA
- a CDS encoding DUF7224 domain-containing protein: MRISTLLRSGPAAWAALVLVPVLVWFSAQNTESTIAYWPSISSQTTIVVGFISAACGAGAAWEAARLKQGGITVLAPARGLLSVAVLHLGPVAVLGLIAMIAPFAVIVTSVASTPGFPNPAILAVSYSVVLAHIALGWFVGARMPKLLGAATMLIFGYLWGFWPAALGGLPWLRHLNGQGVTECCGLDQEPSIRSLAATVTFSLAIVTAVVLSSALRHRLWRPVLSLTGFTVATAVALTLAVPLDFQGTQARDTALRTCSGQNPQICLWPEQNARRADISHWAETTTAQLAAVGVTPARQVEFGDPQPDKTNVASNIATSPLPNEAPPCALRQGAAYPGDEAMVAIYAWLSLTGGVPKSDLAQRWPHEAITLAEQIRALPTQAQHAWYERNMRSVHDCAVLPDLAPASYTKAAAS; this comes from the coding sequence GTGCGTATCTCGACACTTCTGCGCTCGGGCCCCGCAGCGTGGGCCGCCCTGGTCCTGGTTCCCGTACTGGTGTGGTTCAGCGCCCAGAACACCGAGTCCACCATCGCCTACTGGCCTTCCATCAGCTCCCAGACCACCATCGTCGTCGGCTTCATCAGCGCCGCGTGCGGGGCGGGAGCGGCCTGGGAAGCAGCCCGGCTCAAACAGGGCGGGATCACGGTACTGGCCCCGGCCCGCGGGTTGCTCAGCGTGGCGGTCCTGCATCTCGGCCCCGTCGCCGTACTCGGCCTGATCGCGATGATCGCCCCCTTCGCCGTCATCGTGACATCGGTGGCCTCCACCCCCGGTTTCCCGAACCCGGCGATCCTCGCCGTCTCCTACAGCGTGGTCCTGGCACACATCGCTCTGGGCTGGTTCGTCGGCGCCCGCATGCCGAAACTCCTCGGCGCCGCCACCATGCTGATCTTCGGATACCTCTGGGGATTCTGGCCGGCTGCTCTGGGGGGTCTGCCCTGGCTGCGCCACCTCAACGGACAAGGCGTCACAGAGTGCTGCGGGCTGGACCAGGAACCCTCCATCCGCAGCCTGGCAGCTACCGTCACCTTCTCCCTCGCGATCGTGACGGCTGTCGTCCTCAGCTCAGCGCTCCGCCACCGCCTCTGGCGCCCCGTGCTGTCACTGACCGGGTTCACCGTGGCCACCGCCGTGGCGCTCACCCTGGCCGTTCCCCTCGACTTCCAGGGCACCCAGGCCCGCGACACCGCACTGCGCACCTGCTCAGGGCAGAACCCGCAGATCTGCCTGTGGCCCGAGCAGAACGCCCGACGAGCAGACATCAGCCACTGGGCCGAGACGACCACCGCCCAGCTGGCAGCCGTCGGCGTCACCCCGGCCCGGCAGGTGGAGTTCGGAGACCCCCAGCCCGACAAGACCAACGTCGCCTCGAACATCGCCACCAGCCCACTGCCGAACGAAGCACCCCCGTGCGCCCTGCGCCAAGGCGCCGCCTATCCCGGCGACGAAGCCATGGTCGCCATATACGCCTGGCTCTCCCTCACCGGCGGCGTCCCCAAGAGCGACCTTGCCCAGCGCTGGCCCCACGAAGCCATCACTCTCGCCGAGCAGATCCGCGCGCTGCCCACCCAGGCCCAGCACGCTTGGTACGAACGCAACATGCGCTCTGTCCACGACTGCGCCGTACTGCCCGACCTTGCCCCCGCCTCCTACACCAAGGCAGCCGCATCGTGA
- a CDS encoding transposase family protein gives MTRTAIISDRRITGLSAAVIAELVAEVGPLWHERHQARLASRSRKRAVGAGAKHRMVFVDRFLATLVHLRHGVTHDVLACWFGVDRSTVTRAIGEVRPLLAERGCTISPDVRLRTLAEVVDHLGQAGKTGIIDGTEIRVRRPAVGHKDRDRFISGKNKQNAVKAMVFTDGDGRLLFCSPTKPGSCADTTHARELGLVKLLVEGPAVEILADAGYRPDG, from the coding sequence GTGACGCGCACAGCGATCATCAGCGACCGGAGGATCACGGGCTTGTCGGCCGCTGTGATCGCTGAACTCGTTGCTGAGGTGGGACCGTTGTGGCATGAGCGGCACCAGGCCAGGCTTGCGTCCCGGTCGCGGAAGCGTGCGGTGGGCGCCGGCGCGAAGCACCGCATGGTCTTCGTCGACCGGTTCCTGGCCACGCTCGTGCACCTTCGCCATGGGGTTACTCATGATGTGCTGGCCTGCTGGTTCGGCGTGGACCGCTCGACTGTCACCCGTGCCATCGGCGAGGTGCGGCCCCTACTCGCGGAGCGAGGATGCACCATCAGCCCCGACGTGCGGCTGCGAACCCTGGCCGAGGTCGTCGATCATCTCGGCCAGGCCGGGAAGACCGGCATCATCGACGGCACCGAGATCCGGGTCCGCCGCCCGGCCGTTGGCCATAAGGACCGGGATCGCTTCATCTCCGGCAAGAACAAGCAGAACGCCGTGAAGGCCATGGTCTTCACCGACGGGGACGGGCGGCTGCTGTTCTGCAGCCCAACCAAGCCCGGAAGCTGCGCGGACACCACCCACGCCCGAGAGTTAGGGCTGGTCAAGCTCCTGGTCGAAGGTCCTGCAGTCGAGATCCTTGCCGATGCCGGCTATCGGCCAGACGGCTGA
- a CDS encoding GNAT family N-acetyltransferase — MAGHAVTLSRIQLADWRAVHSWASLAQACRFQAWGPNTEEQTHAFVADAVEAWSHPSQRRFSYAARVEGDVVGMGVLHVRSRGQRQGEISYAVHPRVWDQGIGTAIGNELLTRGFEDLGLHRVYATCDPRNLGSARVLGKLGMTREGRLRHTALIRDGWRDSEIFSVLEDEWREGRDGPDVTAAVPLALPFVSPVTGRPDRPRSSP, encoded by the coding sequence GTGGCTGGACATGCGGTGACCTTGAGCAGAATCCAGCTCGCGGACTGGCGAGCTGTCCACTCTTGGGCTTCCCTCGCTCAGGCCTGCCGTTTCCAGGCTTGGGGGCCGAACACCGAAGAGCAAACGCACGCTTTCGTAGCGGATGCGGTCGAGGCGTGGTCGCACCCATCGCAGCGGCGGTTCTCGTATGCAGCGCGTGTCGAGGGCGACGTGGTCGGCATGGGGGTGCTTCACGTCCGGAGCCGGGGACAACGTCAAGGCGAGATCAGCTATGCCGTGCACCCTCGGGTTTGGGACCAAGGTATCGGCACGGCGATCGGCAACGAACTACTGACGCGAGGGTTCGAGGATCTTGGGCTCCACCGCGTCTATGCCACCTGTGACCCCCGCAACCTCGGGTCGGCACGAGTGCTCGGCAAGCTCGGCATGACACGCGAAGGCCGCCTCCGTCACACCGCGCTGATCCGGGACGGTTGGCGGGATTCCGAGATCTTCAGCGTCCTTGAAGATGAGTGGCGCGAGGGCCGGGACGGACCTGATGTCACGGCTGCGGTCCCGCTCGCTCTGCCGTTCGTCAGCCCAGTGACAGGTCGCCCTGATCGTCCTCGATCTTCACCTTGA
- a CDS encoding ATP-binding cassette domain-containing protein yields MPLHYTDCSFAYRAGTPVLDSLTMDFPQGCTVLLGPNGAGKSTLLSLGASSLTPVSGRVTLGRLDSVRRRDRRAFRQKVGWLPQEVKAIPALTVREQAAYVGWLKGLSKREAWDRSATALERVRLTELGQRKSHELSGGQLRRLGIAQTLVHQAEIVLLDEPTAGLDPVQRGVFRDLLAELSSSVHFIVSTHQTEDLADIYETVIVFDRGRPVFRGPVSDFFSTAPAGTPYERRAESAYRGLVRGEA; encoded by the coding sequence GTGCCACTGCACTACACGGACTGTTCCTTTGCCTACCGGGCCGGCACTCCTGTGCTCGACAGCCTGACGATGGACTTCCCGCAAGGGTGCACTGTCCTGCTCGGTCCGAACGGGGCGGGGAAGTCGACACTGCTTTCGCTGGGGGCGTCCTCCCTGACCCCCGTGTCGGGGCGCGTCACGCTGGGGCGCCTGGACAGCGTCCGGCGGCGGGACCGTCGGGCTTTCCGGCAGAAGGTGGGCTGGCTGCCGCAGGAGGTGAAGGCCATCCCGGCCCTGACGGTGCGGGAGCAGGCCGCGTACGTGGGCTGGTTGAAAGGCCTGTCCAAGCGGGAAGCATGGGACCGTTCGGCCACCGCGCTGGAAAGGGTCCGCCTTACGGAACTGGGCCAGCGCAAGAGCCATGAGCTGTCCGGAGGGCAACTCCGCCGCCTGGGTATCGCGCAGACGCTGGTGCACCAGGCCGAGATCGTCCTCTTGGACGAGCCCACCGCAGGACTCGACCCTGTCCAGCGCGGTGTCTTCCGGGACCTGCTGGCCGAACTGAGCAGCTCGGTGCACTTCATCGTCTCCACGCACCAGACCGAAGACCTCGCCGACATCTACGAGACCGTCATCGTCTTCGACCGGGGCCGGCCAGTGTTCCGAGGGCCGGTAAGTGACTTCTTCTCCACCGCCCCCGCCGGTACCCCGTACGAGCGGCGTGCGGAGAGCGCGTATCGCGGCCTGGTCCGAGGGGAGGCCTGA
- a CDS encoding alpha/beta fold hydrolase — protein sequence MSRLPSRRRAITALALAGALACTPLTTAAAGPTHTTAAAAKPTIVLEHGAFADASGWNPVIQSLQKRGYTVLAPANPLRGLADDTAYLKSFLATLTGPIVLVGHSYGGAVITGAATNTPDVKALVYIAAYAPDQGESVAEATALGGGTSELLQHVIARPFPGAAPGDADAYLDPASFRHVFAQDLPASQTAQMAAAQRPAAFATLTQAAPVPAWRTIPSWYLVARNDRTIPPQAERAMAARAKATTIEINSSHAAMLSHPRAVTDLIIDASH from the coding sequence ATGTCCCGCCTCCCCAGCCGCCGCAGAGCGATCACCGCGCTCGCCCTGGCCGGCGCACTGGCCTGCACGCCGCTCACCACGGCGGCCGCCGGCCCCACCCACACCACCGCCGCCGCGGCGAAGCCGACGATCGTCCTGGAACACGGCGCGTTCGCCGACGCCTCCGGATGGAACCCCGTCATCCAGTCCCTGCAGAAGCGCGGCTACACCGTCCTCGCCCCCGCGAACCCACTGCGCGGCCTGGCCGACGACACCGCCTACCTCAAGTCCTTCCTCGCCACCCTCACCGGCCCCATCGTCCTCGTGGGCCACTCCTACGGCGGAGCCGTCATCACCGGGGCCGCCACCAACACCCCGGACGTCAAGGCCCTCGTCTACATCGCCGCCTACGCCCCCGACCAGGGCGAGAGCGTCGCCGAGGCCACCGCACTGGGCGGCGGCACCTCCGAACTCCTCCAGCACGTGATCGCCCGCCCCTTCCCCGGGGCCGCTCCCGGCGACGCCGACGCCTACCTCGACCCCGCCTCCTTCCGCCACGTCTTCGCCCAGGACCTGCCCGCCTCCCAGACCGCCCAGATGGCCGCGGCACAACGGCCCGCCGCATTCGCCACCCTCACCCAGGCCGCCCCCGTCCCGGCCTGGCGGACGATCCCCTCCTGGTACCTCGTCGCCCGCAACGACCGCACCATCCCCCCGCAGGCCGAACGCGCCATGGCCGCCCGAGCGAAGGCCACCACCATCGAGATCAACAGCTCCCACGCCGCGATGCTCAGCCACCCCCGCGCCGTCACCGACCTCATCATCGACGCCTCCCACTGA
- a CDS encoding DUF6221 family protein gives MTKELVRFIEARLGEEADLARRCDGDGCGEWSAHGDTVDFCQVDVPGFHPTIALHVALHDPARVLREIEAKRRILARHARDPWPCHDLRDLALPYADHPDFPART, from the coding sequence ATGACTAAAGAGCTGGTGAGGTTCATTGAGGCGCGGCTGGGCGAGGAGGCCGACTTGGCCCGGCGTTGCGACGGTGACGGATGCGGGGAGTGGTCTGCCCACGGAGACACGGTCGATTTCTGTCAGGTGGACGTCCCCGGTTTCCACCCCACGATCGCTCTGCATGTGGCCCTGCACGACCCGGCCCGCGTCCTGCGCGAGATCGAGGCCAAGCGGCGCATCCTGGCCCGCCACGCCCGCGATCCCTGGCCGTGCCACGACTTGCGTGACCTTGCTTTGCCCTACGCCGACCACCCTGACTTCCCCGCCCGGACCTGA